A region from the Candidatus Magasanikbacteria bacterium genome encodes:
- the rpmA gene encoding 50S ribosomal protein L27, with product MAHKKAGGSTRLGRDSKAQYLGVKVGDGQTVTAGSVLIRQRGTKWHPGTNVRKGKDDTLFATIAGIVKFQKKNRRKFDGSLKFTTFVNILETNKEEK from the coding sequence ATGGCACATAAAAAGGCGGGTGGTTCCACCAGGCTGGGCCGTGATTCCAAAGCACAATACCTAGGGGTAAAAGTTGGCGACGGACAAACAGTCACAGCTGGAAGCGTATTGATACGCCAAAGAGGAACAAAATGGCACCCAGGTACAAATGTACGCAAAGGAAAAGATGACACACTTTTTGCAACTATTGCTGGAATTGTAAAATTTCAAAAGAAGAATAGAAGAAAGTTTGACGGATCACTGAAATTTACAACCTTTGTAAATATTTTAGAAACAAACAAAGAAGAAAAATAA
- the ftsW gene encoding putative lipid II flippase FtsW, with protein MAIDKSKVDYLLLSYFGVLIFFGLILLASASSVVGFERFGDGYFFLKRQILYGFLPGLFLFILLSKIPYTFLKKMSLFIYFVSLVLVILVLIPGMGSSFGTTAQSWIVFGSFSFQPAEIVKLGTIIFFASYLADLGSSIEKFKTGFLTALFLGILPIGLIVFQPDIGTASILFAVIFGMLFLAGAKYSHLGVLLSAGVGAFILMIALVPHRAERLMTFMHPELDPQGIGYHINQAFLAIGSGGWFGFGLGHSRQKFQYLPEVHADSIFAIMAEELGFVIVVAFIILLVAISFRMVKLAKQSHDDFAKFLVFGIMIWFIVQSFFNIGAMVGLVPLTGVPLPFVSHGGTALMISMASVGILINISKNRIKYRL; from the coding sequence ATGGCAATAGATAAATCTAAAGTAGACTATCTTCTTTTGTCATATTTTGGGGTTCTTATTTTTTTTGGATTAATTTTGCTAGCTTCTGCAAGTTCTGTTGTTGGGTTTGAGAGGTTTGGAGATGGTTATTTTTTTCTAAAAAGACAAATTTTGTATGGTTTTTTACCTGGATTATTCCTTTTTATTTTGTTGAGTAAAATACCATATACTTTTTTGAAAAAGATGTCTTTGTTTATTTATTTTGTCTCTTTGGTTTTGGTGATATTAGTTTTAATTCCTGGAATGGGATCTAGTTTTGGAACTACTGCACAAAGTTGGATTGTGTTCGGATCTTTTTCTTTTCAGCCTGCAGAAATTGTAAAATTAGGGACTATCATCTTCTTTGCAAGTTATCTGGCTGATTTGGGTAGTTCTATAGAAAAATTTAAAACAGGGTTTTTGACAGCTCTATTTTTAGGTATTTTACCAATCGGACTTATTGTATTTCAGCCAGATATTGGAACAGCTAGTATACTTTTTGCAGTAATTTTTGGTATGCTATTTTTGGCTGGTGCAAAATATTCCCATTTAGGAGTACTTTTGTCTGCTGGGGTTGGTGCATTTATTCTTATGATAGCTCTCGTGCCACACAGAGCAGAAAGACTTATGACTTTTATGCATCCAGAGTTAGATCCGCAAGGAATAGGCTATCATATAAATCAGGCTTTTTTGGCAATAGGTTCTGGAGGTTGGTTTGGTTTTGGACTTGGACACTCAAGGCAAAAATTTCAATATTTACCAGAAGTCCACGCAGATAGTATTTTTGCTATTATGGCAGAAGAACTAGGCTTTGTTATTGTTGTCGCTTTTATAATTTTACTTGTAGCAATAAGCTTTCGTATGGTAAAACTTGCAAAACAGTCTCACGACGATTTTGCAAAATTTCTTGTATTTGGAATAATGATATGGTTTATAGTCCAATCTTTTTTTAATATTGGTGCAATGGTTGGTTTAGTACCACTTACTGGTGTGCCACTTCCATTTGTAAGCCATGGAGGGACAGCACTAATGATTTCTATGGCTTCGGTTGGAATACTTATAAATATATCAAAAAATAGAATTAAATATCGTTTATGA
- a CDS encoding HAD-IC family P-type ATPase: MHHAQNIAHVLKKLNSSREGLSNNEAKKRIAKYGKNKFSTAGERISRFKIFLNQWKSPLIIILVVAGTISGFLGDYPDMIIIFITTLVNAVIGFVQEDKANRALQKLGSMIKYKAVVLRGGNVVSLNSESVTVGDILILNAGDKIQADGRIIQEKDLKVNEALLTGEVEPVKKTIEKIEKDTRLPDRRNMVHKGTIVASGVARVVVTSIGVNTEIGKVAQLVKETEDVGTPLQEQLRKLAKTLGILIVLVSFAVILLGIFSPFAEYEIVELFEVSVAMAVAAIPEGLVISLTVILAIGMQKILKKKALVRRLVSAETLGSVSVICTDKTGTLTEGKMFVTQISTVNNDFDVENEYNLKKNKEAYFILLAGIFANDAYLQKSVGKKVSVIGDTTDAAFLHFGHKIGLDKVKLEKRNHRLDELPFESRTKYIAVLQSEKSKTSMYIKGAPEVILKKAEFYRKGEKVFKMTAEKRKFFEKKHKELASRGLRVLSVGYKTFSKDKDELSFKDTKNLILLGLVGISDPIRADVIETFKITQEAGIRVIMITGDHIETARAIGEKIGLNISKESVLSGDDLQKIDDKTLRKVIEKVNIFARVEPGDKMRIVKALQLNGEIVAMTGDGVNDTPALKGADIGVSLGSGTDVAKEVSDLILLDDNFSTIVYSVEEGRTIYQNVKKVVLYLLSGSFAEITLISVSLVVGLPLPILPAQILWINIIEDSFPNMALAFDKGEKENMKEPPRRKNEKLIDGEMKAMIGIISIVANVMLLGIFLYFWKTTGDIQLTRTIVFLGLAVDSLLYIFSVRSMRHHVWERNPFGNMYLNLAVLFGWLMLIAAVYLKPLQILLKTVPIGLKEWTILIIFGLVNVFLIEFIKTIYLIRRRKKYDR, from the coding sequence ATGCATCATGCACAAAATATAGCACATGTTTTGAAGAAATTGAACAGTTCTAGAGAGGGTTTATCCAATAATGAGGCGAAAAAAAGAATTGCAAAATACGGTAAAAATAAATTTTCTACAGCTGGAGAAAGAATCTCCAGATTTAAGATTTTCTTGAATCAATGGAAAAGTCCGTTGATTATAATTTTGGTTGTAGCGGGAACGATTAGTGGTTTTTTGGGGGATTATCCAGACATGATAATTATTTTTATTACAACACTTGTAAATGCCGTGATTGGCTTTGTGCAGGAAGACAAAGCTAATAGAGCACTTCAAAAACTTGGTTCAATGATAAAGTATAAGGCAGTTGTTTTGCGTGGTGGAAATGTTGTTAGTTTAAATAGTGAAAGTGTGACAGTTGGTGATATTTTGATTTTGAATGCTGGAGATAAAATACAGGCAGATGGAAGGATAATTCAAGAAAAAGACTTAAAGGTAAACGAGGCATTACTTACTGGAGAGGTGGAGCCAGTAAAAAAGACAATAGAAAAAATAGAAAAAGATACAAGACTTCCAGATAGAAGAAATATGGTACACAAAGGAACAATCGTGGCGAGCGGTGTTGCCAGGGTTGTGGTAACATCTATTGGTGTAAATACAGAAATAGGGAAAGTAGCACAACTTGTAAAAGAAACAGAAGATGTAGGTACTCCACTTCAAGAACAGCTTAGAAAATTGGCAAAAACACTTGGAATTTTAATTGTATTAGTTTCTTTTGCTGTTATATTGCTTGGTATTTTTAGTCCTTTTGCAGAGTATGAAATAGTTGAGCTTTTTGAGGTTTCTGTAGCAATGGCAGTAGCAGCAATTCCAGAAGGTTTGGTAATATCTTTGACGGTAATTTTGGCCATTGGAATGCAAAAGATTTTAAAGAAAAAAGCTTTGGTGCGTAGGCTTGTATCAGCAGAAACTCTAGGTTCTGTAAGTGTAATATGTACAGACAAAACAGGAACACTTACAGAAGGTAAAATGTTTGTGACACAGATTTCTACGGTTAACAATGATTTTGATGTAGAAAATGAATATAATTTAAAGAAAAATAAAGAGGCTTATTTTATTTTACTTGCTGGTATTTTTGCAAATGATGCATATTTGCAAAAAAGTGTTGGTAAAAAAGTTTCTGTAATTGGTGATACAACAGACGCTGCATTTTTACATTTTGGGCATAAAATAGGTTTGGACAAGGTAAAGCTTGAAAAAAGAAATCATAGATTAGACGAACTACCTTTTGAAAGTAGGACAAAATATATAGCTGTTTTGCAGTCTGAAAAAAGTAAAACTTCAATGTATATAAAAGGTGCACCAGAGGTAATTTTGAAAAAAGCAGAATTTTATAGAAAAGGAGAGAAGGTTTTTAAAATGACGGCAGAAAAAAGAAAGTTTTTTGAGAAAAAGCATAAAGAATTGGCTAGTCGTGGCCTGCGTGTGTTGTCGGTTGGTTATAAAACTTTTTCAAAAGATAAAGATGAGTTAAGTTTTAAAGATACAAAAAACTTAATACTGCTTGGCTTGGTTGGTATTTCAGACCCAATAAGAGCTGATGTAATAGAAACTTTTAAAATAACACAAGAAGCTGGGATAAGGGTAATAATGATAACAGGAGACCACATAGAAACAGCTAGAGCGATAGGAGAAAAAATTGGTTTAAATATATCAAAAGAGAGTGTTTTGTCTGGAGATGATTTACAGAAAATTGATGACAAAACACTTAGAAAAGTTATTGAAAAGGTAAATATTTTTGCAAGAGTTGAGCCAGGAGATAAAATGAGAATAGTAAAAGCATTGCAATTGAATGGAGAAATAGTAGCAATGACAGGAGACGGAGTAAATGACACACCAGCATTAAAAGGTGCTGATATTGGGGTTTCACTTGGTTCTGGGACAGATGTGGCAAAAGAAGTTTCAGATTTGATATTGCTAGATGATAATTTTAGTACAATTGTTTATTCTGTAGAAGAAGGAAGGACAATTTATCAAAATGTAAAAAAAGTTGTTTTGTACCTACTTTCTGGGAGTTTTGCAGAGATTACTCTTATTTCTGTTAGTTTGGTGGTTGGCTTACCTCTGCCGATTTTACCAGCACAGATTTTGTGGATAAATATTATTGAAGATTCATTTCCAAACATGGCACTAGCTTTTGATAAAGGAGAAAAGGAAAATATGAAAGAACCACCAAGGAGGAAAAATGAAAAATTAATTGATGGTGAAATGAAGGCAATGATTGGTATTATAAGTATTGTTGCAAATGTAATGCTTTTGGGAATATTTTTGTACTTTTGGAAAACTACAGGAGATATACAACTAACCCGCACAATAGTATTTCTTGGTTTAGCTGTAGATTCACTTCTTTATATTTTTTCTGTAAGAAGTATGCGTCATCATGTTTGGGAGAGAAATCCTTTTGGCAATATGTATTTAAATCTCGCTGTCTTGTTTGGATGGTTGATGCTTATTGCTGCTGTATATCTTAAACCACTTCAAATTTTGTTAAAAACAGTCCCAATTGGTCTAAAAGAATGGACAATTTTAATAATTTTTGGACTTGTAAATGTGTTTTTGATAGAGTTTATAAAAACAATTTATTTAATTAGAAGAAGAAAAAAATATGATAGATAA
- a CDS encoding septum formation initiator family protein, producing the protein MRRKSGKLWSGFFATKLFLFGLILIVCFVFFVYAKGFYQDFKIKREIESLEKEIAGLESKKLESMEILSYVMSNSFVEEKARTELNMQEEGEKIVFFNNHEDFENENKNEYDTENRKVLHNPLKWWYYFTNKSIE; encoded by the coding sequence ATGCGTAGGAAAAGTGGTAAATTGTGGAGTGGTTTTTTTGCGACTAAACTTTTTTTGTTTGGCTTAATTTTGATAGTTTGTTTTGTTTTTTTTGTTTATGCAAAAGGTTTTTATCAGGATTTTAAGATAAAAAGAGAAATAGAATCTTTGGAAAAAGAAATAGCAGGATTGGAAAGTAAAAAACTAGAATCAATGGAGATACTTTCTTATGTTATGAGTAATAGTTTTGTGGAAGAGAAAGCGCGTACAGAATTGAATATGCAAGAAGAGGGTGAAAAGATAGTTTTTTTTAATAATCATGAAGATTTTGAAAACGAAAATAAAAATGAATATGATACTGAAAATAGAAAGGTCTTGCATAATCCTTTGAAATGGTGGTATTATTTTACAAACAAGAGTATAGAGTGA
- a CDS encoding 23S rRNA (pseudouridine(1915)-N(3))-methyltransferase RlmH, whose amino-acid sequence MYITIISVGKLKEEYWKILYEEYLKRINPYAKITVKEVIGVPFRNGDNLEKIKEIELTAIEKQIEKDSFVIFLKENGKEYSSVEFSKFLEKKTSTGQHITFVIAGALGFAEKHIDLENSSLSLSKMTFPHKMARIVLLEQIYRAITIKTGKKYHY is encoded by the coding sequence ATGTATATAACTATAATCTCTGTTGGAAAACTAAAAGAAGAATATTGGAAAATTCTTTATGAAGAATATTTAAAAAGAATAAATCCTTATGCTAAAATAACTGTTAAAGAAGTTATTGGCGTTCCATTTCGCAATGGAGATAATTTAGAAAAAATAAAAGAAATAGAACTGACTGCAATAGAAAAACAAATAGAAAAAGATAGTTTTGTTATTTTTCTGAAAGAAAATGGAAAAGAATATTCTTCTGTTGAGTTTTCCAAATTTTTAGAAAAAAAAACTAGTACAGGACAACACATAACTTTTGTAATTGCTGGTGCACTCGGTTTTGCAGAAAAACACATAGATTTAGAAAACTCATCGCTTTCTTTATCTAAAATGACTTTTCCACACAAAATGGCTAGAATTGTACTTTTAGAGCAAATTTACAGAGCTATTACAATTAAAACTGGAAAAAAATATCATTATTAA
- a CDS encoding UDP-N-acetylglucosamine--N-acetylmuramyl-(pentapeptide) pyrophosphoryl-undecaprenol N-acetylglucosamine transferase: MKIIFSGGGTLGPVTPLLAIKEVLEKKDKKIEFVWVGTKTGPEKELVKKYNIPFLAISSGKFRRYLSFWNFTDLFKICFGFLQSFKILWKEKPDLCISAGGFVSVPVHFIAWIMGVPTWIHQQDVKVGLSNKIMSFFAIKITTALEEGVVNFSAKKVEWLGNPVREEILIGNKEKVFQGFGLKSDLPVVFVMGGGTGSLKINRLVIESLPHLKGICQIIHLTGKNKSEDNEKFKEFENYFQFDFFTEEMKDAYAISELVVARGGFGTLTEVAALKKAVIIIPNEGHQEDNVKFLSSSGALLSFNNNLISGVELAKVIKDLLQNKNKMKEMGERLNSLLPIAKEKDIISIIDELFGR; this comes from the coding sequence ATGAAAATAATTTTTTCTGGTGGCGGGACACTTGGTCCAGTAACACCACTGCTTGCAATAAAAGAAGTGTTAGAAAAAAAAGATAAGAAAATAGAATTTGTTTGGGTTGGCACAAAGACTGGACCAGAAAAAGAGTTGGTTAAAAAATATAACATACCATTTCTTGCTATTTCTTCTGGAAAATTTCGCCGTTATCTGTCTTTTTGGAATTTTACAGATTTATTTAAAATTTGTTTTGGTTTTTTGCAGTCATTCAAAATTTTGTGGAAAGAAAAACCAGACTTGTGTATTTCTGCGGGCGGATTTGTTTCTGTTCCAGTGCATTTCATAGCGTGGATTATGGGAGTTCCAACTTGGATTCATCAGCAAGATGTAAAAGTTGGGCTTTCCAATAAAATAATGTCATTTTTTGCAATAAAAATAACCACAGCTTTGGAGGAGGGAGTTGTAAATTTTTCTGCAAAAAAAGTTGAGTGGCTTGGAAACCCTGTTCGAGAAGAAATTTTAATTGGTAATAAAGAAAAAGTTTTTCAAGGTTTTGGATTAAAATCAGACTTGCCAGTTGTTTTTGTAATGGGAGGTGGAACCGGATCTTTAAAAATAAACAGGCTTGTAATAGAGTCTTTGCCACACTTAAAAGGAATATGCCAGATAATTCATTTGACTGGAAAAAATAAAAGTGAGGATAATGAAAAATTTAAAGAGTTTGAAAATTATTTTCAATTTGATTTTTTTACAGAAGAAATGAAAGACGCTTATGCTATTTCTGAATTGGTGGTAGCGCGTGGAGGTTTTGGAACTTTAACTGAGGTTGCAGCATTAAAAAAGGCAGTAATTATAATTCCAAACGAGGGTCATCAAGAGGATAATGTAAAATTTTTATCGTCTAGCGGTGCTTTACTTAGTTTTAATAATAATTTAATAAGTGGAGTAGAATTGGCAAAAGTAATAAAAGACTTACTTCAAAATAAAAATAAAATGAAAGAAATGGGGGAGAGATTGAATAGTTTACTTCCAATCGCTAAAGAAAAAGATATAATTAGTATTATAGATGAGCTGTTTGGAAGATAA
- the murE gene encoding UDP-N-acetylmuramyl-tripeptide synthetase, with product MKKILKKIIPKNILNLRHLFFAWYGAIKYKYPSKELLVIGITGTSGKSTTAYLLRQLLESSGFVVGSLSTIDFYVAGRDKLNDTKMTMLGKTEIQKYLREMVNKKCDIAIVETTSEGIVQYRHKFINYDYVLLTNLYPEHIESHGSFENYKNAKLKLFEYTANKETKVLKGKPIDKKVFVNENIKQASEFVNFNFSKKIGFGKKGEKVFVKNLGEEFILDNVETTEKGLEFEINNKKFNTKLFGEHNALNILSAVSVARELMVDWSKINKSVKNFAGVPGRLEFIEEAEEFGFQVIVDYAFEPIALKSLYRVVKVLKPKRIIHVCGSAGGGRDRSRRGPIGELVGRNADICIVTNEDPYDEDPMEIIKQVSGGAKKSGKKLDKNLFEILDRGEAIQKAVNLVKKGDLILVTGKGSEQAIVVENGKKIDWDDREVIKKELRFKK from the coding sequence ATGAAAAAAATATTAAAAAAAATTATACCAAAAAATATTTTGAATCTTAGGCATTTATTTTTTGCTTGGTACGGAGCTATAAAATACAAATATCCTTCAAAAGAATTGTTAGTAATTGGAATTACAGGAACAAGTGGAAAATCTACAACTGCTTATTTACTTCGTCAACTTTTGGAAAGTTCTGGTTTTGTAGTTGGCTCACTTTCTACTATAGATTTTTATGTTGCTGGACGAGACAAGCTAAATGATACAAAAATGACCATGCTTGGAAAAACTGAAATACAAAAATATCTGCGTGAAATGGTAAATAAAAAATGTGATATTGCAATTGTTGAGACAACTTCAGAAGGAATAGTCCAGTATCGTCATAAGTTTATAAATTATGATTATGTTTTGCTTACAAATCTGTATCCAGAACATATAGAATCTCACGGAAGTTTTGAAAACTATAAAAATGCAAAGTTGAAACTTTTTGAATATACTGCAAATAAAGAAACGAAAGTTCTAAAAGGTAAACCAATAGATAAAAAAGTTTTTGTAAATGAAAACATAAAACAAGCTAGTGAGTTTGTAAATTTTAATTTTTCAAAGAAGATTGGATTTGGTAAAAAAGGAGAAAAAGTTTTTGTAAAAAATCTTGGAGAGGAATTTATTTTGGATAATGTGGAGACAACTGAAAAAGGATTGGAATTTGAAATAAACAATAAAAAATTTAATACTAAACTTTTTGGCGAACACAATGCTTTGAATATTTTATCTGCAGTTTCTGTGGCCAGAGAATTGATGGTGGATTGGTCAAAGATAAACAAGTCTGTGAAGAATTTTGCTGGAGTTCCTGGAAGGCTTGAGTTTATAGAAGAAGCTGAAGAATTCGGATTTCAGGTAATTGTGGATTATGCTTTTGAGCCCATAGCTTTGAAGTCGCTTTATAGAGTTGTAAAAGTTTTGAAACCAAAACGCATAATCCATGTTTGTGGTTCAGCAGGTGGTGGGCGGGATAGATCCCGAAGAGGGCCAATTGGAGAATTGGTTGGTAGGAATGCAGATATTTGTATTGTGACGAACGAAGATCCTTATGATGAAGATCCAATGGAGATAATAAAACAAGTTTCAGGAGGTGCAAAAAAATCTGGCAAAAAACTCGATAAAAATTTGTTTGAAATTTTGGATAGAGGAGAAGCAATACAAAAAGCAGTAAACTTGGTAAAAAAAGGAGATTTAATTTTAGTCACTGGAAAAGGTAGTGAACAGGCAATAGTAGTAGAGAATGGTAAAAAGATTGATTGGGATGACAGAGAAGTAATTAAAAAAGAATTAAGATTTAAAAAATAA